Proteins found in one Triticum aestivum cultivar Chinese Spring chromosome 4D, IWGSC CS RefSeq v2.1, whole genome shotgun sequence genomic segment:
- the LOC123100122 gene encoding phytosulfokines 4 codes for MASFSKQAALFLLAALLLCLLCTRGQAARPTPGSSLQKSQGAGSATSHEKSAAGTGMEMEQVDLEAMRGCEGGEGAEECLMRRTLVAHTDYIYTQGKHN; via the exons ATGGCCTCCTTCTCCAAGCAGGCGGCACTCTTCTTGCTGGCAGCGCTGCTGCTGTGCCTCCTCTGCACTAGAGGGCAAGCAGCAAGGCCTACACCAGGATCCAGCCTCCAAAAATCACAG GGTGCTGGCTCCGCCACCTCCCATGAGAAGAGTGCTGCAGGAACCGGGATGGAAATGGAGCAGGTAGATCTGGAGGCGATGAGaggatgcgagggaggggaaggaGCGGAGGAGTGCCTGATGAGGAGGACCCTCGTCGCTCACACCGACTACATCTACACCCAGGGGAAGCACAACTAG